The nucleotide window AAATGCAAAAGACGACTATTTTTTAACGAATGTGACGATCCAGTGGTCGTCTTCTTTTTGTTCGCAGCTGTTGCTGAAGTTTTTGCGTTCCATGACGTTCAGCAACGGATCGGGTTTGAATGTGGCATGCAGGATCAACGTATCGCCGCTTTCCGTCAAGCCGTCCACAGCTTCCATGATCACTT belongs to Bacilli bacterium and includes:
- a CDS encoding DUF2249 domain-containing protein, with product MAKEPKVVDLDVRPLLKAKQEPFKVIMEAVDGLTESGDTLILHATFKPDPLLNVMERKNFSNSCEQKEDDHWIVTFVKK